GAAGTAGCCATCGACAGAAATGCTCCCATTGTGGAACAGGGTATGGGAGCAGCAGAAATTCTAGAAATAATGAACCGTAGCGGTAAACGCACCCTTCCAGTAATGAAAGACGGCAGCTTCAGCGGATTTATCAGTAAGGAAGACATCCTTTCCGCCTACAGGGGCGAAATGAAATCTTACGGCAAAAGTGACAATCTATTCTAAACAACACGAGCCTACTCTTTTGACTCGTTTTTTGCTGCGGACGGATCTTCATCTTTTGCCACATACTTAGCCTTCACTATTGTGTCTGCTACATGCCCCATGACCTTTTCCAACTTGCGTTTCAATTCCGGTTCCTCTTCCAGTAACTTTTTTGAAACACTCATGAATTTGTCTGGTAATTTATCAGCCATAATTTCCTCATAATATTTCTATCAGCCTGACCTGAAATTTCATCAAGCATGATATCAGAACGAAACTCCGCAAGCATACAAAAAAAAACAAAACATTAACAATAAATTACAGGCAGTATTTACTTTTTAACGTCACTGTAATAACCTGATTATTCATTTATTTTATTTCACATGGAAAGTGTTTTTTACTGAAAGGAATCAGTGTTATGAGTCAAGATACAGAAATCCAGAATGCCGGAGCTGAAGAGTTCCTGCAAATTAGCTTCAATATTTTAAACACATTCGGAAACAAACTGCCTGTATCTCTATGCATACATGATGATGAATTCCAAAGAGTTGTACCCCTGTTTGCTAAAGACACAAGACTTTCAGACAAGAAGCAGGACCAAGTCAACAGCTACTGCACTGAAGGCAATTTATTCATTTCCAAAGAAGATTACGCTTCACTTGCCGGACATATTAGCCAGAATCTCGGCGCACTGCTCACAGAACATTTTCTTGATGAAGCTGCGGCTGCGGAAATTTTTTACAATGGCGTGCTGGAAAAAGTACGCTCTTTTTATTCAAATCCCATCGGGGAAACGTTGACCGAGCTTAGCACTGTTCTTGCTATTTTCTGCGAGTATGTCTGGGTAGACCCCAGCAGGTGGACCCATTTTTTCAACACCCTGAAGCGGGAAAAAGATATCAGTTGTCATGCGGTGAACACCCTTTTTGTCGGCACATCCATCTACTTGAAAGTACTCTACAAGCCCGGAGAAAAAATGGACCTGAAGCCTCTCGCTATGGGGCTGGTCCTGCATGATCTGGGCATGACCCAGATTCCACCGGCAGTACTAACCAAACCAACCAAACTGCTCTATAAAGAGAGAATGCGCATGCAGGAGCATGTAGATATTGCAGAAAAAATGCTCAACCGCCTTGAAATTCGGGATGAGATAATCAAGGCCTGTGTCTTCGATCACCATGAGCGTCTGGACGGCAGCGGCTACCCTAGAGGACGACGTGGTGATGCCATTACTCTTGAAGCAAGAGTCTGTGCCATCTCTGATGCCTTCTGCGGTATGATTGCAGACCGTTATCAAAGACCCGGACTCAACGCTATTTTAGCTGCCATTATCCTTACGGAAAGCAAGACCAAATACGATACAAAGCTGACCAGTTCCTTAATTTCATTCATCATCTCAAACAACCCGGATATGAAAGCCTTGCTTCAGGATAAAGCAAAAATGCAACAACTCAGAACCATAGCCCTACAAAAAGCAGCTCAATAAAAACAAAGCCGGAATGATCAAATCACCCCGGCCTTTCTCTTGTTGATAAATATCCTATCCTCGAATCAATGGGAGACCGCATGATTCTGCCACCACAAGGGTTAGAAACATGGTAGGAATGTACAGAATCATTGATACCAGCACTGTGGCTGATGTTTCGGTCTCACAAGTTGCGTAGGATTCTGCCAGAACACAACAAAGAGCCGCAGTTGGCATTCCAGCAAGCAGCACTCCCATAAGAAGTTCCTGTCCCTTTACACCGAATAGAATCAGGCAAGCCGCAGCAATCAGCGGATGCAGGATCAGTTTAAAAAAATTCACCAGCCCTATATTACCCCACTTCAAATCCATCTTCTGACGGGCAATCAAGATTCCAATAGCAAACAAAGCACAAGGTACCGAAGCCATACCGAAATTATGCAGCCCTGTGGCGAGAAATTCAGGAAGTTCGAAGTGCATAAAAGAAAAAAAAGCTCCGCCAAAAGAAGCACATATGAGCGGAGTCTTAAGCATAGACAAAGCAATCTGCCCGATGACACCCAGTGTTGACTTTGACTTATCCGCCCTGTGCAACTCAAAAGTAGCCACCACCATAATCACAATAAAAATGGGGAGAATAATGGCCAGCGTAGTGGCAATTAAAGCCTGCCTGCTGCCATCATACAGATACATCATAATCGGCAAGCCAAGATAAGCAGAATTTGGGAAACTTCCAGAACTGGCCCGGATTCCGTCCTCAGTAAAATGACCTTTGAAAATAAATTTTGAGAACAAAAACATCAGCCAGTATGTCCCAATCATAGCGCCGAGATAACCACCGATAAAACGAACCTGCGCAATTTCCTCAAACGGAGTTGTTGCCAGTGATCCGAAAAGTAAAGCGGGCAAGGTGAAGTAATAAACAAAACCATTCAGCACAGTGGCCGAATTCTCAGGCAAAATCTCCCGCCGGTACGAAACTGCTCCGGCAAAAACCATCAGGAACAAGGGAATGAGTGCAGAAAGAACAAGTGTAAGCATAATTTATTTCAATATTTAAAGATTTGGCAAAGTATGGAAGATCTGTTGGCTAAATTTGGAATTCGTATAGACATTTTGAGTAAAAAGTATTTATATAATAACAGGATGTAATTATTAAGACCAATCGGAGACTATGTTGCCAGAAGAAATTATTCTAAGAAACGACATGCGTCCAGTAGGTATTGCACTATGTTTTTTCGGGCTGGTCGGTACAATTGGATTTTTACTATTCAGCTTTTTCGGCTCTTTCACAACGCAAAGTGATGGCGAAATCTATCTGGTCCGTATTCTGGCTACAGCAGGCATCGCGGCTTTTGTCTGGAAAATAGTAACCCTCAATGGACAAAAGAATTTTCTGGAAACAAGTGACGATGGTATTAGGCTCTGTGGTTCAATCACCAAATACATCCCGTGGAACAACATTAAAGATATTGGCATTGAAGAACAGGAAGTAAAATTGAAAGCAGAGGAAGACTATTCTCCGTTCATGAAGCCCAGACTTGATCCGGTCATGTATTTGGAGCTGCACGATACAGATAAAATTTTCTTTGAAAGCAAGGTTTTTAAATTTTCAGCCCGAAAGATTGATAAATTCGTAAAACAATTATCGAATCTTGATAATCGCATTCCCCTCGATATGGAACTGATGACGGCAAATACACAGGAAGAAATAT
The DNA window shown above is from Marinifilum sp. JC120 and carries:
- a CDS encoding HD domain-containing protein, with product MSQDTEIQNAGAEEFLQISFNILNTFGNKLPVSLCIHDDEFQRVVPLFAKDTRLSDKKQDQVNSYCTEGNLFISKEDYASLAGHISQNLGALLTEHFLDEAAAAEIFYNGVLEKVRSFYSNPIGETLTELSTVLAIFCEYVWVDPSRWTHFFNTLKREKDISCHAVNTLFVGTSIYLKVLYKPGEKMDLKPLAMGLVLHDLGMTQIPPAVLTKPTKLLYKERMRMQEHVDIAEKMLNRLEIRDEIIKACVFDHHERLDGSGYPRGRRGDAITLEARVCAISDAFCGMIADRYQRPGLNAILAAIILTESKTKYDTKLTSSLISFIISNNPDMKALLQDKAKMQQLRTIALQKAAQ
- a CDS encoding AEC family transporter, which encodes MLTLVLSALIPLFLMVFAGAVSYRREILPENSATVLNGFVYYFTLPALLFGSLATTPFEEIAQVRFIGGYLGAMIGTYWLMFLFSKFIFKGHFTEDGIRASSGSFPNSAYLGLPIMMYLYDGSRQALIATTLAIILPIFIVIMVVATFELHRADKSKSTLGVIGQIALSMLKTPLICASFGGAFFSFMHFELPEFLATGLHNFGMASVPCALFAIGILIARQKMDLKWGNIGLVNFFKLILHPLIAAACLILFGVKGQELLMGVLLAGMPTAALCCVLAESYATCETETSATVLVSMILYIPTMFLTLVVAESCGLPLIRG